The Euphorbia lathyris chromosome 3, ddEupLath1.1, whole genome shotgun sequence genome contains a region encoding:
- the LOC136224199 gene encoding phosphatidylinositol 4-phosphate 5-kinase 6-like, which produces MRRLGKKIMSKDNSGFVKGWEATVRKSQAVIKKRSNSIFGTNMSAAAVAHADDDDPNSEGHLPNGDFYTGQWLDGIPNGNGKYLWQDGCMYFGEWAKGKTMGKGKFSWPCGATYEGDFKSGYMDGKGTYTGSNGTTYRGCWVMNLRHGNGIIHYASGDAYDGEWRRGLQDGHGRYQWRTGSSYIGQWKNGIMNGNGTIMWSNGNRFDGSWEDGLPKGNGTFRWPDGSFYVGVWSKDPKELNGTYYPGSSISSNLDWDPQEIFGDLVDCKVSVCEKVSIYPSQKMNWADQGSGRGSKVGDDSRPKPISVEGRLSNYSADASEFFGGGGDDSWKDAEDARFSQFDELDAKLQKLTMQPAKKQGETIKKGHKNYELMLNLQLGIRHSVGRPAPAISLDLKASAFDPKEKVWTRFPPEGSKYTPPHQSSDFKWKDYCPVVFRTLRKLFSVDAADYMLSICGNDALRELSSPGKSGSFFYLTHDDRYMIKTMKKSEVKVLLRMLPAYYNHVRAFENTLVTKFYGLHCVRLAGPNQKKVRFVIMGNLFCAEYTIHRRFDLKGSSHGRTTAKPEAEIDPTTTLKDLDLNYLFRLQKAWFQEFCRQVDRDCDFLEQERIMDYSLLVGLHFRETSATPPRLSGVRTPTGLRTPTGLRTPTTAGNGDPDEFGVLPRLSRADMDKLLLDPARWASIKLGIKMPARAEKTVRRSDAEAQLFGEPTGECYEIIIFFGIIDILQDYDISKKLEHAYKSMQYDPTSISAVDPKQYSRRFRDFIFRIFVEDT; this is translated from the exons ATGCGGAGATTGGGGAAGAAGATAATGAGCAAAGATAACTCTGGTTTTGTAAAGGGTTGGGAAGCAACAGTAAGAAAATCACAAGCTGTAATTAAAAAAAGatcaaattcaatttttggAACAAACATGTCAGCAGCAGCAGTAGCTCATGCGGATGATGATGATCCTAATTCAGAAGGACATTTACCAAACGGAGATTTCTACACCGGTCAATGGCTAGACGGAATCCCAAACGGCAACGGAAAGTACCTCTGGCAAGACGGGTGTATGTACTTCGGTGAATGGGCAAAAGGGAAAACAATGGGGAAAGGGAAATTCAGCTGGCCTTGTGGAGCAACATATGAAGGGGATTTCAAGAGTGGTTATATGGATGGAAAGGGAACTTATACAGGGTCTAATGGAACTACTTATAGAGGTTGTTGGGTGATGAATTTAAGACATGGAAATGGGATAATTCATTATGCAAGTGGTGATGCTTATGATGGAGAATGGAGGAGGGGTTTACAGGATGGACATGGGAGGTATCAATGGAGGACTGGAAGTAGTTACATTGGTCAATGGAAGAATGGGATTATGAATGGAAATGGGACTATAATGTGGAGTAATGGGAATAGATTTGATGGATCTTGGGAAGATGGATTACCTAAAGGAAATGGGACATTTAGATGGCCAGATGGGAGTTTTTATGTTGGGGTTTGGAGTAAAGATCCTAAAGAATTGAATGGGACTTATTATCCAGGTTCATCAATTTCATCTAATTTAGATTGGGATCCACAGGAGATATTTGGGGATTTGGTTGATTGTAAGGTGTCTGTGTGTGAGAAGGTGTCAATTTACCCTTCACAGAAGATGAATTGGGCTGATCAAGGGAGCGGGAGAGGCTCGAAAGTCGGGGATGATAGTCGGCCTAAGCCGATTTCTGTTGAGGGGAGGTTGAGTAATTATAGTGCTGATGCTAGTGAGTTTTTTGGTGGTGGTGGTGATGATAGTTGGAAAGATGCTGAGGATGCAAGGTTTAGTCAGTTTGATGAACTGGATGCTAAGTTGCAGAAATTGACTATGCAGCCTGCTAAGAAGCAAGGGGAGACTATTAAGAAAGGGCATAAGAACTATGAGCTTATGCTTAATCTGCAGCTTGGAATCAG ACATTCAGTGGGACGTCCGGCTCCTGCTATATCCCTTGATCTCAAGGCATCTGCTTTCGATCCAAAGGAGAAAGTCTGGACTCGATTTCCACCTGAAGGATCGAAATATACTCCGCCTCACCAGTCTAGTGACTTCAAATGGAAGGACTATTGCCCAGTTGTTTTCAG GACTCTCCGGAAATTGTTCAGCGTGGACGCGGCTGATTACATGCTCTCGATATGCGGAAACGACGCACTTAGGGAGCTCTCTTCTCCGGGAAAAAGTGGGAGCTTTTTTTACCTTACACACGACGATCGTTACATGATCAAGACAATGAAGAAGTCTGAAGTGAAA GTCTTGTTAAGAATGCTGCCTGCCTACTACAATCATGTCCGGGCCTTCGAAAACACTCTCGTCACCAAATTCTATGGTCTTCATTGCGTGAGATTAGCTGGTCCGAATCAGAAGAAG GTGAGGTTTGTGATAATGGGCAATCTGTTTTGTGCTGAGTATACCATTCATAGGCGTTTCGACTTGAAAGGTTCTTCTCATGGTCGTACGACTGCTAAACCCGAAGCAGAAATCGATCCAACAACGACACTCAAAGATCTCGATCTCAATTACTTATTTCGCTTGCAGAAAGCCTGGTTCCAAGAGTTTTGCAG GCAAGTGGACCGAGATTGTGACTTCCTTGAGCAAGAGAGAATCATGGATTACAGTCTTCTGGTGGGTCTTCACTTCCGCGAAACTTCAGCTACACCGCCTCGTTTATCCGGAGTTAGAACCCCAACAGGCCTCCGCACGCCCACTGGACTCCGAACGCCTACCA CTGCAGGAAATGGCGACCCCGACGAATTCGGTGTCCTCCCACGCCTTTCTCGAGCAGACATGGACAAGCTTCTGCTCGACCCTGCACG ATGGGCTTCAATCAAACTAGGCATCAAAATGCCAGCACGCGCCGAAAAGACAGTCCGAAGAAGTGATGCTGAAGCTCAGCTGTTCGGGGAACCAACCGGAGAATGCTACGAGATCATCATATTTTTCGGTATAATCGACATTCTTCAAGACTATGACATAAGCAAAAAGCTTGAACATGCTTATAAGTCGATGCAATATGATCCAACTTCGATCTCTGCTGTCGATCCAAAGCAATACTCGAGACGTTTTCGAGATTTCATATTCCGAATTTTTGTAGAAGACACATGA